One region of Gorilla gorilla gorilla isolate KB3781 chromosome 13, NHGRI_mGorGor1-v2.1_pri, whole genome shotgun sequence genomic DNA includes:
- the TESK1 gene encoding dual specificity testis-specific protein kinase 1 isoform X2, producing MGGHWNSCSAPLNPYPGRSGSTWPWTLPEACGTCTPKVYFTATSHPREGARKEPLAVVGSPYWMAPEVLRGELYDEKADVFAFGIVLCELIARVPADPDYLPRTEDFGLDVPAFRTLVGDDCPLPFLLLAIHCCSLEPSTRAPFTEITQHLEWILEQLPEPAPLTRTALTHNQGSVARGGPSATLPRPDPRLSRSRSDLFLPPSPESPPNWGDNLTRVNPFSLREDLRGGKIKLLDTPSKPVLPLVPPSPFPSTQLPLVTTPETLVQPGTPARRCRSLPSSPELPRRMETALPGPGPPPVGPSAEEKMECEGSSPEPEPPGPAPQLPLAVATDNFISTCSSASQPWSPRSGPVLNNNPPAVVVNSPQGWAGEPWNRAQHSLPRAAALERTEPSPPPSAPREPDEGLPCPGCCLGPFSFGFLSMCPRPTPAVARYRNLNCEAGSLLCHRGHHAKPPTPSLQLPGARS from the exons ATGGGGGGACATTGGAACAGCTGCTCAGCTCCCCTGAACCCCTATCCTGGCCGGTCAGGCTCCACCTGGCCCTGGACATTGCCCGAGGCCTGCGGTACCTGCACTCCAAAGGTGTATTTCACCGCGACCTCACATCCAAG ggAGGGGGCAAGGAAGGAGCCATTGGCCGTGGTGGGCTCCCCATACTGGATGGCTCCAGAGGTGTTACGGGGTGAGCTGTATGATGAGAAG GCTGATGTCTTTGCCTTCGGGATTGTCCTCTGTGAGCTCATCGCCCGAGTACCTGCAGACCCTGACTACCTACCACGCACTGAG GACTTTGGCCTGGATGTGCCTGCTTTCCGAACTCTGGTGGGGGATGACTGCCCACTGCCTTTCTTGCTCCTGGCCATCCACTGCTGCAGC CTGGAACCCAGCACCCGTGCCCCCTTCACCGAAATTACCCAGCACCTGGAATGGATCCTGGAGCAGCTGCCTGAGCCAGCCCCACTCACCAGGACTGCCCTGACACACAATCAGG GCTCTGTTGCAAGAGGGGGTCCCTCTGCCACGCTTCCCAGGCCAGATCCCCGGCTTTCCCGAAGCCGGTCAGACCTCTTCCTGCCCCCATCACCAGAATCACCCCCCAACTGGGGGGACAATCTGACTCGAGTCAACCCCTTCTCACTACGGGAAGACCTCAGGGGTGGCAAGATCAAGCTCTTGGACACACCCAGCAAGCCAGTCCTGCCTCTTGTGCCACCATCACCATTCCCATCCACTCAGCTGCCCTTAGTGACCACTCCGGAGACCCTGGTCCAGCCTGGGACACCTGCCCGCCGCTGCCGCTCACTACCCTCATCCCCTGAGCTCCCCCGCCGTATGGAGACAGCACTGCCAGGTCCTGGCCCTCCCCCCGTGGGCCCCTCGGCTGAAGAGAAGATGGAGTGCGAGGGCAGCAGCCCTGAGCCGGAACCTCCAGGACCAGCGCCCCAGCTGCCTCTGGCTGTGGCCACAGACAACTTCATCAGCACCTGTTCGTCGGCCTCCCAACCCTGGTCCCCTAGATCAGGACCCGTCCTCAATAACAATCCCCCAGCTGTGGTGGTGAACTCCCCACAAGGCTGGGCTGGGGAGCCCTGGAACCGGGCCCAGCATAGCCTGCCCCGGGCGGCAGCCCTGGAGCGGACAGAACCCTCGCCACCCCCTTCAGCTCCCCGGGAGCCCGATGAGGGGCTGCCCTGTCCTGGCTGCTGCCTCGGCCCCTTCAGCTTTGGCTTCCTGTCCATGTGCCCCCGCCCCACACCAGCTGTTGCCCGCTACCGCAACCTGAACTGTGAGGCGGGCAGTCTCCTCTGCCACCGAGGGCACCACGCCAAGCCACCCACACCCAGCCTGCAGCTGCCTGGGGCACGCTCTTAG
- the TESK1 gene encoding dual specificity testis-specific protein kinase 1 isoform X1: MAGERPPLRGPGPGPGEVPGEGPPGPGGTGGAPGRGRPSSYRALRSAVSSLARVDDFHCAEKIGAGFFSEVYKVRHRQSGQVMVLKMNKLPSNRGNTLREVQLMNRLRHPNILRFMGVCVHQGQLHALTEYMNGGTLEQLLSSPEPLSWPVRLHLALDIARGLRYLHSKGVFHRDLTSKNCLVRREDRGFTAVVGDFGLAEKIPVYREGARKEPLAVVGSPYWMAPEVLRGELYDEKADVFAFGIVLCELIARVPADPDYLPRTEDFGLDVPAFRTLVGDDCPLPFLLLAIHCCSLEPSTRAPFTEITQHLEWILEQLPEPAPLTRTALTHNQGSVARGGPSATLPRPDPRLSRSRSDLFLPPSPESPPNWGDNLTRVNPFSLREDLRGGKIKLLDTPSKPVLPLVPPSPFPSTQLPLVTTPETLVQPGTPARRCRSLPSSPELPRRMETALPGPGPPPVGPSAEEKMECEGSSPEPEPPGPAPQLPLAVATDNFISTCSSASQPWSPRSGPVLNNNPPAVVVNSPQGWAGEPWNRAQHSLPRAAALERTEPSPPPSAPREPDEGLPCPGCCLGPFSFGFLSMCPRPTPAVARYRNLNCEAGSLLCHRGHHAKPPTPSLQLPGARS; this comes from the exons ATGGCCGGGGAACGGCCCCCACTGCGGGGCCCTGGGCCCGGGCCTGGAGAGGTGCCGGGGGAGGGGCCCCCGGGGCCGGGGGGCACGGGCGGAGCCCCGGGCCGGGGCCGCCCCTCCTCCTACCGGGCTCTCCGCAGCGCCGTGTCTAGCCTGGCGCGTGTGGACGATTTTCACTGCGCGGAGAAGATCGGGGCCGGCTTCTTCTCTGAGGTCTACAAG GTTCGGCACCGACAGTCAGGGCAAGTCATGGTGCTGAAGATGAACAAGCTCCCCAGTAACCGGGGCAACACACTACGGGAAGTGCAGCTGATGAACCGGCTCAGGCACCCCAACATCCTAAG GTTCATGGGGGTCTGTGTGCACCAGGGACAGCTGCACGCTCTTACAGAG TATATGAATGGGGGGACATTGGAACAGCTGCTCAGCTCCCCTGAACCCCTATCCTGGCCGGTCAGGCTCCACCTGGCCCTGGACATTGCCCGAGGCCTGCGGTACCTGCACTCCAAAGGTGTATTTCACCGCGACCTCACATCCAAG aactGTCTAGTCCGACGGGAAGATCGAGGCTTCACCGCTGTCGTGGGTGACTTCGGGCTGGCTGAAAAGATTCCTGTGTATAG ggAGGGGGCAAGGAAGGAGCCATTGGCCGTGGTGGGCTCCCCATACTGGATGGCTCCAGAGGTGTTACGGGGTGAGCTGTATGATGAGAAG GCTGATGTCTTTGCCTTCGGGATTGTCCTCTGTGAGCTCATCGCCCGAGTACCTGCAGACCCTGACTACCTACCACGCACTGAG GACTTTGGCCTGGATGTGCCTGCTTTCCGAACTCTGGTGGGGGATGACTGCCCACTGCCTTTCTTGCTCCTGGCCATCCACTGCTGCAGC CTGGAACCCAGCACCCGTGCCCCCTTCACCGAAATTACCCAGCACCTGGAATGGATCCTGGAGCAGCTGCCTGAGCCAGCCCCACTCACCAGGACTGCCCTGACACACAATCAGG GCTCTGTTGCAAGAGGGGGTCCCTCTGCCACGCTTCCCAGGCCAGATCCCCGGCTTTCCCGAAGCCGGTCAGACCTCTTCCTGCCCCCATCACCAGAATCACCCCCCAACTGGGGGGACAATCTGACTCGAGTCAACCCCTTCTCACTACGGGAAGACCTCAGGGGTGGCAAGATCAAGCTCTTGGACACACCCAGCAAGCCAGTCCTGCCTCTTGTGCCACCATCACCATTCCCATCCACTCAGCTGCCCTTAGTGACCACTCCGGAGACCCTGGTCCAGCCTGGGACACCTGCCCGCCGCTGCCGCTCACTACCCTCATCCCCTGAGCTCCCCCGCCGTATGGAGACAGCACTGCCAGGTCCTGGCCCTCCCCCCGTGGGCCCCTCGGCTGAAGAGAAGATGGAGTGCGAGGGCAGCAGCCCTGAGCCGGAACCTCCAGGACCAGCGCCCCAGCTGCCTCTGGCTGTGGCCACAGACAACTTCATCAGCACCTGTTCGTCGGCCTCCCAACCCTGGTCCCCTAGATCAGGACCCGTCCTCAATAACAATCCCCCAGCTGTGGTGGTGAACTCCCCACAAGGCTGGGCTGGGGAGCCCTGGAACCGGGCCCAGCATAGCCTGCCCCGGGCGGCAGCCCTGGAGCGGACAGAACCCTCGCCACCCCCTTCAGCTCCCCGGGAGCCCGATGAGGGGCTGCCCTGTCCTGGCTGCTGCCTCGGCCCCTTCAGCTTTGGCTTCCTGTCCATGTGCCCCCGCCCCACACCAGCTGTTGCCCGCTACCGCAACCTGAACTGTGAGGCGGGCAGTCTCCTCTGCCACCGAGGGCACCACGCCAAGCCACCCACACCCAGCCTGCAGCTGCCTGGGGCACGCTCTTAG